One window from the genome of Streptomyces sp. NBC_00287 encodes:
- a CDS encoding YncE family protein, whose protein sequence is MPVIRTRHLCAVAAALALTVTAPATAASAAPDAAALREVLFVGNNWDGTADVIRSSGDFAKIGRINVIPDKDQRMAEINADPIKWIYFMAIRNSVGEGHDQFVDDMYSTPDGSSVVVSRPSFADVVSIDLATGAINWRFPVSGYRSDHMAVSPDGKRVAVSASTSNTVHVLDIVSGKELGKFATGDKPHENIFTQDGKYIYNMGIGDVNTQTDAPWLDWTKGNRYITVVDATTYQRVKVIDMRQRLDAIGLTDYSDAVRPAVFSPDESKLYFQVSFFNGLFEYDLATDKIVRTKTLPKNPATSDDRTTFVNDSRHHGISMSPDGRKLCVAGTMDDYATVVDRATLQEGPLVTAAKPYWATVSGDGKSCVVSESGTDQVTAIDFATGQKQVSVPVGDHPQRVRLGHVESDWTSPAGG, encoded by the coding sequence ATGCCTGTCATCAGAACCAGGCACCTCTGTGCCGTCGCCGCCGCCCTCGCCCTGACCGTCACCGCTCCCGCGACCGCCGCCTCGGCGGCCCCCGACGCCGCCGCCCTGCGCGAGGTGCTGTTCGTCGGCAACAACTGGGACGGGACCGCCGATGTCATCCGCTCCAGCGGTGACTTCGCGAAGATCGGGCGGATCAACGTCATCCCCGACAAGGACCAGCGGATGGCGGAGATCAACGCCGATCCGATCAAGTGGATCTACTTCATGGCGATCCGCAACAGCGTCGGCGAGGGCCACGACCAGTTCGTCGACGACATGTACTCCACGCCGGACGGCTCTTCGGTGGTCGTCTCCCGGCCGAGCTTCGCCGACGTCGTCTCCATCGACCTGGCCACCGGGGCCATCAACTGGCGCTTCCCCGTGTCGGGTTACCGCTCCGACCACATGGCCGTCTCCCCCGACGGCAAGCGGGTCGCGGTATCGGCCTCGACCTCCAACACCGTGCATGTGCTGGACATCGTGTCCGGGAAGGAGCTCGGCAAGTTCGCCACCGGCGACAAGCCGCACGAGAACATCTTCACGCAGGACGGCAAGTACATCTACAACATGGGCATCGGCGATGTGAACACACAGACCGACGCCCCCTGGCTGGACTGGACGAAGGGCAACCGGTACATCACGGTCGTCGACGCGACCACGTATCAGCGGGTCAAGGTCATCGACATGCGGCAGCGACTCGACGCGATCGGCCTCACCGACTACTCCGACGCGGTCCGCCCCGCCGTGTTCTCGCCGGACGAGTCCAAGCTGTACTTCCAAGTCTCGTTCTTCAACGGCCTCTTCGAGTACGACCTCGCCACCGACAAGATCGTCCGCACCAAGACCCTGCCGAAGAACCCGGCGACCAGCGACGACCGCACCACGTTCGTCAACGACTCGCGCCACCACGGCATTTCGATGAGCCCCGACGGCCGCAAGCTGTGTGTCGCGGGCACGATGGACGACTACGCGACCGTGGTCGACCGCGCCACCCTCCAGGAGGGCCCCCTGGTCACCGCCGCCAAGCCGTACTGGGCGACGGTCAGCGGCGACGGCAAGTCCTGCGTGGTCTCCGAGAGCGGCACCGACCAGGTCACGGCCATCGACTTCGCCACCGGGCAGAAGCAGGTGTCGGTCCCGGTCGGCGACCATCCCCAGCGCGTCCGGCTCGGCCATGTCGAGT
- a CDS encoding TetR/AcrR family transcriptional regulator encodes MAGRLRAPTGRYGGKSAEERKADRHRRFLDAALQLFGDTPGYRATTVAALSEAAGLSTRQFYEEFRTLEDVLAALHLQVNGWAEEAVLAAAADAEGLPLAERAAVIFRAYAANVTSDPRRVRITFVEIIGVSPRLEEQRLARRARWVDLVCSEVASAVARGEAAPHDYRLSATAFIGSVNGLLHDWSAGWVDATLDEVVDELVRLLLGILHPAGPRLTAP; translated from the coding sequence TTGGCGGGCAGGCTCAGGGCGCCGACCGGCCGCTACGGCGGCAAGTCGGCGGAGGAACGCAAGGCCGATCGCCATCGCCGCTTCCTGGACGCCGCGCTCCAGCTCTTCGGGGACACCCCCGGCTACCGCGCCACCACCGTCGCGGCGCTCAGCGAGGCGGCCGGCCTTTCGACGCGCCAGTTCTACGAGGAGTTCCGCACCCTGGAGGACGTCCTCGCGGCCCTCCACCTCCAGGTCAACGGGTGGGCGGAGGAGGCCGTCCTGGCTGCGGCGGCCGACGCGGAGGGCCTGCCGCTCGCCGAGCGCGCCGCCGTGATCTTCCGCGCGTACGCCGCGAACGTCACCTCCGACCCGCGCCGCGTCCGCATCACCTTCGTCGAGATCATCGGCGTCAGCCCCCGCCTGGAGGAGCAGCGCCTCGCCCGCCGCGCCCGCTGGGTCGACCTCGTCTGCAGCGAGGTGGCGTCCGCGGTCGCCCGTGGGGAGGCGGCGCCGCACGACTACCGTCTCAGCGCGACCGCGTTCATCGGCAGCGTCAACGGGCTGCTGCACGACTGGAGCGCCGGCTGGGTGGACGCGACCCTCGATGAGGTCGTCGACGAACTCGTCCGCCTCCTCCTGGGCATCCTCCATCCGGCGGGGCCGCGGCTCACCGCCCCCTGA
- a CDS encoding PepSY domain-containing protein, which translates to MKRKGKWIVAGVASAALIGGGTGIALATVGGDDSETEKPITGSALERASAAALEHTGGGKVTDTEVGDEEGYYEVEVTLGSGKQTDVHLDKDFKVLSSVADDESEKNDND; encoded by the coding sequence GAAGCGCAAGGGCAAGTGGATCGTCGCGGGCGTGGCCTCGGCCGCACTCATCGGCGGCGGCACCGGAATCGCCCTGGCCACGGTCGGCGGGGACGACTCCGAGACGGAGAAGCCCATCACGGGCAGCGCGCTGGAGCGGGCGAGCGCCGCCGCGCTGGAGCACACCGGTGGCGGCAAGGTCACCGACACCGAGGTCGGCGACGAAGAGGGCTATTACGAGGTCGAGGTCACCCTCGGCAGTGGCAAGCAGACCGACGTCCACCTCGACAAGGACTTCAAGGTCCTCAGCAGCGTGGCGGACGACGAGAGCGAGAAGAACGACAACGACTGA